A region of Sulfuricella denitrificans skB26 DNA encodes the following proteins:
- the dnaX gene encoding DNA polymerase III subunit gamma/tau: protein MSYQVLARKWRPKTFTELVGQEHVVKALSNALDQQRLHHAYLLTGTRGVGKTTLARILAKALNCETGMTSSPCGLCSACREIDSGRFVDLLELDAASNTGIDNMREILDNAQYAPTAGRFKVYLIDEVHMLSKAAFNSMLKTLEEPPEHVKFILATTDPQKIPVTVLSRCLQFNLKQMPPLLIVGHLQSVMTKENISFELPALQLLARAAQGSMRDALSLLDQAIAYSGGMVGETQVRDMLGSIDQTYLFEILGALAAKDGPSLIAAAERMEERSLSFEAALQDLGALLHKVALAQTIPEALGEDLPERAKLLELAQLFGADEVQLCYQIALHGRRDLSLAPDEFAGFSMTLLRMLAFTLEEAPQPAVRREMPRSTPPAKAVVSEEERPAETPAPAAKSITPLKNNSSFSGDWHGLVNQLKLGGMAKMLAQHCELKSFENGLMELCVPQEHRHLMDKPYQDKLRAAVTEHFAEPVRLSITEGSVTGDTPAQIESREKQEKQSLAVAAIEQDPFVRTLVENFDAKVIESSVKPL, encoded by the coding sequence ATGAGTTACCAAGTCCTGGCGCGGAAATGGCGCCCCAAAACTTTCACTGAGCTGGTGGGCCAAGAGCACGTTGTCAAGGCGCTGTCTAATGCCCTGGATCAGCAACGTCTGCACCATGCCTATCTGCTTACGGGCACCCGAGGTGTTGGCAAAACCACGTTGGCAAGGATATTGGCTAAGGCGCTCAACTGCGAAACCGGTATGACCTCTTCACCGTGTGGACTATGTTCTGCTTGCCGCGAAATAGACAGCGGGCGGTTTGTCGATCTGCTTGAACTGGACGCAGCTTCCAACACCGGTATCGACAATATGCGCGAGATATTGGACAACGCCCAGTACGCGCCAACTGCCGGCCGGTTCAAAGTTTATTTGATCGACGAAGTACACATGCTCTCCAAGGCAGCCTTCAATTCCATGCTGAAAACGCTGGAAGAACCGCCTGAACATGTTAAGTTCATACTCGCCACCACCGATCCGCAGAAAATTCCTGTCACGGTGCTGTCACGCTGCCTGCAATTCAATCTCAAGCAAATGCCTCCCCTGTTGATTGTCGGCCATTTGCAAAGCGTCATGACGAAGGAAAACATCTCCTTCGAGCTGCCTGCGTTGCAACTTCTGGCACGCGCCGCTCAGGGCAGTATGCGCGACGCACTGTCTCTTCTCGATCAAGCCATCGCCTACAGCGGTGGCATGGTGGGGGAGACTCAGGTACGCGATATGCTGGGTTCTATCGACCAGACCTATCTGTTTGAAATTCTCGGTGCCTTGGCTGCCAAGGACGGTCCGTCACTGATTGCTGCGGCCGAACGGATGGAAGAACGCAGTCTGTCGTTCGAAGCTGCTTTGCAGGACTTGGGCGCGCTGCTGCACAAGGTTGCCCTGGCGCAGACCATTCCGGAAGCACTCGGCGAGGACCTGCCGGAACGGGCGAAACTGCTTGAATTGGCGCAGCTTTTCGGTGCTGATGAGGTGCAGTTGTGTTACCAGATCGCTCTGCATGGCCGACGTGACTTGAGTCTGGCGCCGGATGAATTTGCCGGTTTCAGCATGACTTTGCTGCGGATGCTAGCTTTTACCTTGGAGGAAGCGCCCCAGCCTGCGGTTCGACGCGAAATGCCGCGCTCGACTCCTCCTGCGAAGGCTGTTGTGAGTGAAGAGGAGCGCCCGGCTGAAACACCTGCTCCCGCTGCCAAGTCAATTACTCCCCTGAAAAACAATTCCTCTTTTTCCGGCGACTGGCACGGCCTTGTGAACCAACTCAAGCTGGGCGGTATGGCCAAGATGCTAGCTCAGCACTGCGAGCTTAAATCATTTGAGAACGGCCTGATGGAACTATGTGTGCCACAGGAACACCGCCACCTGATGGATAAGCCTTACCAGGACAAACTCAGGGCAGCCGTGACCGAGCACTTTGCCGAACCAGTCAGGCTCAGCATTACCGAGGGTAGCGTAACCGGCGACACCCCTGCCCAGATCGAAAGTCGTGAGAAACAGGAAAAACAGTCACTGGCAGTGGCGGCGATCGAGCAGGATCCGTTCGTGCGTACGCTGGTTGAAAATTTTGACGCAAAGGTCATTGAATCCTCGGTTAAACCTCTATGA
- a CDS encoding YbaB/EbfC family nucleoid-associated protein: MKGGLGNIMKQAQQMQENMQKMQEKLASVEVEGQAGAGLVKVVMTCRHDVKRVSIDDSLMGEDKEMLEDLLAAAVNDAVRRVETITQEKMSGFTSGLGLPPGMKLPF, translated from the coding sequence TTGAAAGGCGGATTGGGCAATATCATGAAACAGGCTCAGCAAATGCAGGAAAACATGCAGAAAATGCAGGAAAAACTGGCCTCGGTTGAAGTTGAAGGCCAAGCTGGCGCCGGCTTGGTCAAAGTGGTGATGACCTGCCGCCACGATGTTAAGCGGGTGAGTATCGATGACAGCTTGATGGGTGAGGACAAAGAAATGCTGGAAGACCTGCTGGCTGCCGCGGTGAATGACGCAGTGCGACGTGTGGAAACCATCACCCAGGAAAAAATGAGCGGCTTTACCTCTGGACTGGGCCTTCCTCCGGGAATGAAACTGCCATTCTAA
- the recR gene encoding recombination mediator RecR encodes MKAPSSLENLIEALRCLPGVGPKSAQRMAYHLLQRDQKGATKLAGALTHALDTIRHCRRCNSFTEEEICSLCRSERREASLLCVVETPADLMMMEQTQSYHGLYFVLMGRLSPLDGIGPKEIHLDRLIQRATDGAVNEVILATNFTVEGEATAHYIGEILRSRGVKASRIARGLPVGGELEHVDSGTLAQAILERREV; translated from the coding sequence GTGAAAGCGCCGTCCAGCCTCGAAAATCTGATCGAAGCCCTGCGTTGCCTGCCTGGAGTCGGGCCTAAATCCGCCCAGCGGATGGCATACCATCTATTGCAGCGCGACCAGAAAGGCGCAACAAAACTGGCTGGTGCGCTGACTCATGCTCTCGACACCATCCGCCACTGCCGGCGGTGCAACAGTTTTACCGAGGAAGAAATCTGCTCTCTCTGCCGATCTGAGCGGCGTGAAGCCTCCCTGCTATGCGTGGTAGAAACGCCCGCCGACTTGATGATGATGGAGCAGACCCAGAGCTACCATGGCCTGTATTTCGTGTTGATGGGCCGGCTCAGTCCGCTCGACGGCATCGGTCCGAAAGAGATTCATCTCGACCGTTTGATCCAGCGCGCCACCGATGGGGCGGTGAATGAAGTGATCCTGGCAACCAATTTCACCGTTGAGGGAGAGGCTACAGCACATTATATCGGCGAAATTTTGCGCTCTCGCGGTGTTAAAGCCAGTCGCATAGCGCGCGGCTTACCGGTCGGCGGCGAACTTGAGCACGTGGATAGCGGCACCCTGGCACAAGCCATCCTGGAGCGCCGCGAAGTTTGA
- a CDS encoding MlaE family lipid ABC transporter permease subunit: MSASTLLPKAEANLEITHEAVIMCCSGAWILQGIPLLERYIAQLVWPVSGTVIFDCTAVTSLDSAGAWLIFRTVRQLERMGLIVTTQGLRPDHQALLQLIQSHASGERATGLPNHGFLNQLGRNVWSHLDEFKGLIAFLGEISIAMLRSLAHPSLIRWRAILYNLQIAGFNALPIVGLLAFLIGVVVAYQGSIQLVRYGANIFVADLVGLSILREMAPLLTAIIVAGRSGSAYAAQIGTMKVTEEIDALHTIGVSPMELLVLPKMLALLVALPLLTVYADILGVLGGMIVGQTQLNVSFADFLDRFDDAVKMSSFLVGLGKAPVFAAIIVLVGCFQGFRVSGSADSVGRQTTVSVVQAIFLVIVFDALFSVILSWLNI; the protein is encoded by the coding sequence ATGAGCGCCTCCACTCTCCTACCGAAAGCTGAAGCAAACCTCGAAATAACGCACGAGGCTGTGATTATGTGCTGCTCTGGGGCATGGATACTGCAAGGCATCCCGCTGCTGGAGCGGTATATCGCGCAACTTGTCTGGCCTGTATCTGGCACTGTAATTTTTGACTGCACAGCCGTTACCTCCCTGGATAGCGCGGGTGCATGGCTGATTTTCCGCACAGTGCGGCAGCTTGAACGGATGGGGCTTATCGTTACAACCCAGGGGTTGCGTCCGGATCATCAAGCACTATTGCAGCTGATTCAATCTCACGCATCCGGGGAACGCGCGACTGGCTTGCCAAACCACGGTTTTTTGAATCAGCTCGGCCGCAATGTTTGGAGCCACCTCGACGAATTCAAAGGACTTATTGCCTTTCTGGGTGAAATCTCCATTGCCATGCTGCGCTCTCTGGCACACCCATCACTCATCCGTTGGCGAGCTATCCTGTACAACCTGCAGATCGCGGGATTCAATGCTCTGCCCATCGTCGGGTTACTGGCCTTCCTGATAGGGGTGGTCGTCGCCTACCAGGGTTCGATACAACTGGTACGCTACGGCGCCAATATTTTTGTGGCCGACCTGGTAGGACTTTCCATTTTGCGTGAAATGGCTCCACTGCTGACTGCCATCATCGTCGCCGGACGCTCCGGATCAGCTTACGCGGCACAGATCGGCACCATGAAAGTCACTGAGGAAATCGACGCCCTGCACACCATCGGTGTCTCACCCATGGAACTGCTGGTGCTGCCCAAAATGCTGGCGCTGTTGGTGGCGCTACCATTGCTTACGGTATATGCGGACATCCTTGGCGTGCTGGGTGGAATGATCGTGGGCCAAACACAACTCAATGTCAGTTTTGCCGATTTTCTTGATCGCTTCGATGATGCTGTCAAAATGAGTTCTTTTCTGGTTGGCCTTGGCAAGGCCCCTGTTTTTGCCGCGATTATCGTACTGGTAGGCTGTTTTCAAGGCTTCCGGGTAAGCGGCAGCGCCGACAGCGTGGGTCGCCAGACCACTGTCAGCGTGGTCCAGGCTATTTTTCTGGTGATTGTTTTCGATGCCTTGTTTTCAGTGATCCTCAGCTGGCTGAATATATGA
- a CDS encoding ABC transporter ATP-binding protein: protein MSGANEPIIEICHLHTRFGNAVVHEDVNLIVQRGEIFALAGSSGCGKSTLLREIIQLQQPESGSIKVFGCEVQGMGGDQATIMRRRLGVMFERGALFSALTVAENVGMPLREHTDLSSALIDEIAAIKIALVGLPESAGSKFPAELSGGMRKRAALARAIALDPELLILDEPTAGLDPLSASSLDELVRHLKELLGLTILMITHDLDLLWGVADRVAILGEGRVLGEGTMKDLSKSDHPMVREYFYGPRGRAAWEQTWNRK from the coding sequence ATGAGTGGTGCTAACGAGCCAATTATTGAAATTTGCCACCTTCACACCCGCTTTGGCAATGCGGTGGTGCATGAGGATGTGAACCTCATCGTTCAACGCGGTGAAATTTTTGCACTGGCTGGCAGCAGCGGTTGTGGAAAGTCCACCCTGTTACGCGAAATAATTCAGCTCCAGCAGCCTGAATCCGGCTCGATCAAGGTGTTTGGATGTGAAGTACAGGGCATGGGCGGCGATCAGGCCACGATCATGCGACGCCGCCTGGGCGTCATGTTCGAGCGCGGCGCACTGTTCAGCGCACTCACGGTAGCGGAAAATGTCGGTATGCCGCTGCGTGAACACACCGATCTGAGCAGTGCATTGATCGACGAGATCGCTGCCATCAAGATTGCTCTGGTGGGGCTGCCGGAAAGTGCCGGGTCCAAATTCCCTGCCGAGCTTTCCGGCGGTATGCGCAAGCGGGCGGCTCTGGCGCGTGCCATCGCACTCGACCCGGAACTGCTGATCCTAGACGAGCCCACTGCCGGACTCGACCCGTTGAGTGCCAGCAGCCTTGACGAATTGGTGCGGCACTTGAAAGAATTGCTTGGACTGACCATCCTGATGATCACCCATGACCTCGATCTGTTATGGGGTGTAGCGGACCGGGTTGCGATTCTGGGCGAGGGGCGCGTGCTGGGGGAGGGCACCATGAAGGATCTATCCAAATCGGATCACCCCATGGTGCGTGAATATTTTTATGGACCGCGTGGGCGTGCGGCTTGGGAGCAAACGTGGAATCGAAAGTAA
- a CDS encoding MlaD family protein: MESKVNFTIVGLFTLTLVAALIAILLWLGTGGRYYKLYDTYYAYMNESVSGLNLNAPIKYRGVEVGNVRDITLDPSNSERVRLLLKIERGTPVKEDSVALLRTQGLTGIAYVELAGGSLRSPLLKAKHDEEYPEIHTGPSLMTRMDTALSTLLANVSRVSDNINAVLDEDNRRAFKHSLAQIDTVTRALAARPEAIEASVSNAAKTLEHSARASAELSSLIERAGRSAEAVERLANETSRTAAAVPGTLQSIQLLMVDLRELSASLRRVSDQLERSPNALLFGKPQPEPGPGE; this comes from the coding sequence GTGGAATCGAAAGTAAATTTCACTATCGTCGGACTGTTTACCTTGACGCTGGTCGCAGCGCTGATTGCCATTCTCCTCTGGCTCGGAACCGGTGGCCGATACTACAAACTTTACGATACCTATTACGCTTACATGAACGAATCGGTTTCAGGGCTGAATTTGAATGCACCCATCAAATATCGCGGCGTTGAAGTTGGCAATGTCCGCGACATCACACTGGATCCCTCCAACTCCGAAAGGGTACGACTACTTCTCAAAATTGAGCGCGGCACGCCGGTCAAGGAGGATTCAGTGGCGCTACTCCGCACTCAGGGGTTGACTGGTATCGCCTATGTCGAGCTTGCTGGTGGCAGCCTGCGATCCCCATTATTGAAGGCAAAGCACGATGAGGAATATCCGGAGATTCACACTGGACCATCGCTGATGACGCGCATGGATACCGCGCTGAGCACCCTGCTGGCGAACGTTAGCCGTGTTTCTGACAACATTAATGCAGTACTTGACGAAGACAACCGCCGCGCTTTCAAGCATAGCCTCGCACAAATCGATACGGTAACGCGCGCGCTGGCGGCCCGTCCAGAGGCCATTGAAGCTAGCGTGAGCAATGCCGCCAAAACACTGGAACACAGCGCTCGAGCCAGTGCCGAGCTGAGCAGTCTGATCGAACGAGCAGGGCGTAGCGCCGAAGCGGTCGAGCGACTGGCCAATGAGACCTCCCGCACTGCAGCTGCAGTGCCCGGCACGCTGCAGAGTATACAGTTACTGATGGTCGACCTGAGAGAGCTGAGCGCTTCTCTGCGCCGTGTCAGTGACCAACTGGAACGCAGCCCTAACGCACTTTTGTTTGGCAAGCCTCAGCCTGAGCCAGGGCCAGGCGAATAG
- a CDS encoding ABC-type transport auxiliary lipoprotein family protein, producing MKQFLEKKWDVKITAALLTLALTGCSALRPIEAESVHTYLLEAQIDPKEQVKLIPLVLIVSSPRAVPGYDAVHMAFIRQPHMLEYFAKNRWAEAPAKMLGPLLVRALELRTGFKAVASSDGMVKGDVRLDTEITLLQQEFITLPSRLHMKLRVQLVEQSNYRVLATQVFDAVETAPTNDPYGGVIAANLMLPKLLGQIADFAVKNGVSFSEYRKQ from the coding sequence TTGAAACAATTTCTCGAAAAAAAATGGGATGTCAAAATCACCGCAGCGCTGCTCACCCTTGCGCTGACAGGTTGTTCCGCCCTGCGCCCGATCGAAGCAGAATCGGTGCACACCTACCTGCTGGAAGCGCAAATTGACCCTAAAGAACAGGTTAAACTCATTCCCCTCGTATTGATCGTCAGTTCACCGCGCGCTGTACCTGGTTACGATGCCGTGCATATGGCTTTTATACGCCAGCCCCATATGCTCGAATATTTTGCCAAAAATCGCTGGGCAGAAGCGCCTGCAAAGATGCTGGGCCCACTTCTGGTGCGCGCGTTGGAACTGCGAACAGGCTTCAAAGCGGTAGCGTCCTCTGACGGTATGGTGAAGGGTGACGTGCGTCTGGATACCGAAATCACCTTGCTGCAACAAGAATTTATTACCTTACCCAGTCGCCTGCACATGAAGCTGCGCGTCCAGTTGGTTGAGCAGTCGAATTACCGTGTATTGGCAACCCAGGTATTCGATGCGGTTGAAACTGCGCCTACCAATGACCCTTACGGAGGGGTCATCGCTGCCAATCTGATGTTGCCAAAGTTGCTCGGTCAGATTGCCGATTTCGCGGTCAAGAATGGCGTTTCCTTCTCGGAATACAGAAAACAATGA
- a CDS encoding response regulator: protein MPLADRHQISTAPRKKSNVLIVDDHPIVRQGIAQLINREDDMRVCCEAGDADQALEEIAKCDSCCNTDIALVDMSLPGISGLELVKTLRSRFPEIQILVISTHDESLYAERALRAGAKGYIMKQEATAKVLIAIRHILSGEVYLSEKMRSKILQRIIDNRFETPSSPVSHLSDKEIDVLRLIGKGLRTSEIAAELSRSVKTVEAHRANLKEKLGLKNATELVRFAVQWVESES from the coding sequence ATGCCACTAGCAGATCGACATCAGATATCTACTGCGCCCAGAAAAAAAAGCAATGTACTGATTGTTGATGACCATCCTATTGTGCGGCAGGGCATCGCTCAACTCATTAATCGCGAAGACGACATGCGAGTCTGCTGCGAGGCGGGAGATGCGGATCAGGCCCTGGAAGAAATAGCTAAATGCGACAGTTGTTGCAATACTGACATCGCACTTGTCGACATGTCGTTGCCGGGCATATCTGGTCTCGAGCTAGTCAAAACCCTGCGATCACGTTTCCCGGAAATACAGATTCTGGTAATTTCCACTCATGATGAATCTCTCTATGCTGAAAGAGCGTTAAGGGCCGGCGCAAAAGGCTACATAATGAAGCAGGAAGCCACAGCAAAAGTCTTGATTGCAATCAGGCATATATTGAGTGGTGAAGTTTACCTTAGTGAGAAAATGCGTTCGAAAATACTGCAGCGGATCATTGATAACAGGTTCGAAACCCCATCGTCCCCAGTCTCTCACCTAAGCGACAAGGAAATTGATGTTCTGCGGCTCATCGGGAAGGGTCTCAGGACCAGTGAAATTGCTGCGGAGCTAAGTCGCAGTGTGAAAACCGTCGAAGCGCATCGCGCCAATCTCAAGGAAAAATTGGGGCTAAAAAATGCTACGGAACTGGTCAGGTTTGCAGTGCAATGGGTTGAGAGCGAATCGTGA
- a CDS encoding CBS domain-containing protein, translating into MQESSNDTSNADSVGDEMPELELTDADILDAMRHIPGYLDITTEDFRTIYHLAHRHALGRLLGNFKAGNLMRAGIEPLLADSPLDEAAKALVRSGYKALPVVDKKGCVIGMLTETDFLRRLKVDTFLELLLSMLDNAFELKHRCHETPVSSAMTAPAITVTRDAGFGEVIGAFHKHNGRSLPVVESDGRLLGLLLRKDFFTAYNLENIR; encoded by the coding sequence ATGCAAGAATCTTCTAACGACACTTCCAACGCTGATTCTGTTGGCGATGAGATGCCGGAGTTGGAATTGACCGACGCAGACATTCTGGATGCGATGCGGCACATTCCCGGCTACCTCGACATCACTACGGAAGATTTTCGGACGATTTATCACCTAGCGCATCGCCATGCGTTGGGGCGTCTTTTGGGCAATTTCAAGGCAGGAAATCTGATGCGTGCGGGGATTGAACCGCTACTTGCCGACAGTCCCCTTGACGAAGCGGCGAAGGCTCTCGTTCGATCCGGCTACAAGGCACTTCCCGTAGTTGATAAAAAAGGCTGCGTGATAGGAATGCTTACTGAAACCGACTTCTTACGGCGGCTAAAAGTCGATACTTTCCTGGAGTTGCTGCTGAGCATGCTGGATAATGCATTCGAATTAAAGCATCGTTGTCATGAGACACCCGTGAGTTCAGCAATGACCGCCCCCGCCATAACGGTAACCCGTGATGCCGGCTTTGGGGAAGTTATAGGTGCGTTCCACAAACATAATGGTCGCAGCCTACCCGTCGTGGAAAGCGATGGACGGCTGCTTGGCTTGCTGCTACGCAAAGACTTTTTTACTGCCTATAATCTGGAAAATATTCGATGA
- a CDS encoding HPP family protein, protein MKIPEYFRKMRGTTRGSPPRVSNTEIVWSWTGAFLGIALVAWVDQLFFKGIDLSLMIGSFGASAVLVYGAVRSPLAQPRNLVGGHVISAIVGVICWKLLHSYPWLAEAMAVATAIALMHATRTLHPPGGATALIAVIGSKEIHDLGFLYVLIPATVGPLILLMVAILVNNIPNSRRYPEIWF, encoded by the coding sequence ATGAAAATTCCTGAATATTTCCGTAAGATGCGTGGCACCACACGGGGCAGCCCACCGCGGGTAAGCAACACCGAAATTGTATGGTCCTGGACCGGTGCATTCCTGGGCATTGCGCTAGTGGCTTGGGTGGATCAGCTTTTTTTCAAAGGTATTGATCTATCTCTGATGATTGGTTCTTTTGGCGCATCTGCCGTACTCGTTTACGGCGCGGTGCGCAGTCCTTTGGCCCAACCGCGCAATTTGGTGGGCGGACACGTCATATCGGCAATCGTTGGCGTCATCTGCTGGAAACTGCTTCATTCGTACCCATGGCTAGCGGAAGCGATGGCGGTTGCTACCGCGATAGCCCTCATGCACGCTACCCGGACACTGCATCCACCTGGCGGTGCCACGGCTTTAATCGCAGTAATAGGTTCCAAAGAGATTCATGATTTGGGGTTTTTGTACGTATTGATACCCGCCACTGTAGGCCCCCTGATTCTACTGATGGTAGCAATCCTGGTAAATAATATTCCGAATTCAAGGCGTTATCCGGAAATCTGGTTTTGA